In Propionicimonas paludicola, a single window of DNA contains:
- a CDS encoding FxsA family protein, whose protein sequence is MIATKRWVLPVLVIGFIAVSIVEVWLLTLVGTRIGIGWTVAILIAEALLGSWLLQREGRKAWAALWDALSLGRIPSGQLADAALVLVGGILLILPGFVTDVFGLIFLIPATRPYARRVLGCLLARQSAKSGSLGAANSAFNTGTVISGETVDGPAPSPQPPASPDPRGELLG, encoded by the coding sequence GTGATCGCTACCAAGCGGTGGGTGCTGCCGGTCCTGGTGATCGGCTTCATCGCTGTGTCGATCGTCGAGGTCTGGCTGCTGACGCTGGTCGGCACCCGGATCGGGATCGGCTGGACGGTCGCCATCCTGATCGCCGAAGCGCTGCTGGGTTCCTGGCTGCTGCAGCGCGAGGGACGCAAGGCCTGGGCGGCACTGTGGGACGCGCTCAGCCTGGGCCGGATACCCAGTGGTCAGCTCGCCGACGCCGCCCTGGTGCTGGTCGGCGGCATCCTTCTGATTCTGCCCGGCTTCGTCACCGACGTGTTCGGCCTGATCTTCCTGATCCCGGCCACCCGTCCCTACGCTCGTCGGGTGCTCGGCTGCCTGCTGGCCCGCCAGTCGGCCAAGTCCGGCTCGCTCGGGGCCGCGAACTCGGCTTTCAACACCGGAACGGTGATCAGCGGCGAGACCGTGGACGGGCCGGCCCCGTCCCCACAGCCACCGGCATCGCCCGATCCGCGCGGCGAACTGCTGGGCTAG
- a CDS encoding zinc-dependent alcohol dehydrogenase family protein — MRAIQYSQIGQFPELVELPEPDCPRDGAVLAVRATGVCRSDWHAWRGHDPVPLPMVPGHEFAGEIVRVGPLVRGFRVGDRVTAPFVNGCGGCRECLAGDAQVCPNQTQPGFTHPGSFAEQVVVRQADFNLVRLPDQVDYVTAAALGCRFATSFHALTRQARLQAGEWLLVIGCGGVGLSAVMIGAALGAQVIAVDPSPAARDRAGALGADHTLPSADPELIAELSDGGVQVSLDALGSSATASAGVRSLRRRGRHVQVGLMLDSHADAGLPWGPVVARELQVLGSHGMAASDYPELLQLIVDGRLDPSVLVGKVVELEQAGAELAAMDGPAQTAGLVVARVS, encoded by the coding sequence ATGCGCGCCATCCAGTACTCGCAGATCGGTCAGTTCCCTGAGCTCGTCGAGCTACCCGAGCCGGACTGCCCCCGCGACGGCGCCGTGCTGGCCGTCCGGGCCACCGGAGTGTGCCGCTCGGACTGGCATGCGTGGCGCGGCCACGACCCGGTGCCGCTGCCGATGGTGCCCGGCCACGAGTTCGCCGGCGAGATCGTCCGGGTCGGCCCGCTGGTACGTGGTTTCAGGGTGGGTGACCGGGTCACCGCGCCCTTCGTGAACGGCTGTGGCGGCTGCCGGGAATGCCTGGCCGGCGACGCCCAGGTGTGCCCGAACCAGACCCAGCCCGGCTTCACTCATCCGGGCTCCTTCGCCGAGCAGGTGGTGGTTCGGCAGGCCGACTTCAACCTGGTTCGGCTGCCTGACCAGGTGGATTACGTGACCGCGGCCGCCCTGGGTTGCCGCTTCGCCACGTCCTTCCACGCACTCACCAGGCAAGCCCGGCTGCAAGCAGGGGAGTGGCTGCTGGTGATCGGCTGCGGCGGGGTCGGGCTTTCCGCCGTGATGATCGGTGCGGCCCTCGGCGCCCAGGTGATCGCCGTCGACCCGTCCCCGGCCGCCCGGGACCGGGCCGGCGCACTGGGCGCCGACCACACGCTGCCGTCCGCAGATCCGGAGCTGATCGCCGAACTCAGCGATGGGGGAGTGCAGGTCAGCCTGGACGCCCTGGGCTCGTCCGCCACGGCCTCGGCCGGGGTGCGCAGTCTGCGCCGGCGGGGACGACACGTCCAGGTCGGGCTGATGCTCGACAGTCATGCCGACGCCGGCCTGCCCTGGGGTCCGGTGGTGGCCCGAGAACTGCAGGTACTCGGCAGCCACGGGATGGCGGCGTCCGACTATCCCGAGCTGCTGCAGCTGATCGTGGACGGTCGGCTGGATCCCTCGGTTCTGGTCGGCAAGGTCGTGGAGCTCGAGCAGGCCGGGGCAGAACTGGCCGCCATGGACGGCCCTGCGCAGACCGCGGGCCTGGTGGTGGCCCGGGTGAGCTAG
- a CDS encoding SAM-dependent methyltransferase, with protein sequence MTAAQFWEERYGDRPVWSGKVNVSMAGLVAGLPTGRALELGCGEGGDALWLAEQGWQVTAVDISPTAITRGRAMAVERGLADRVEWIAADLTNWVPEGAFDLVTASFLQSPIELERAAILRRAAQALAPGGHLLLVSHAAAPPWASGLHHGHAEFPQPATELALLGLPAIGWQIVVAEVRRRPAVGPDGTAAELDDTVVLVRRD encoded by the coding sequence ATGACAGCAGCTCAGTTCTGGGAAGAGCGCTACGGCGACCGTCCGGTCTGGTCGGGCAAGGTGAACGTGTCGATGGCCGGGCTGGTGGCCGGACTGCCCACCGGACGCGCCCTGGAACTCGGCTGCGGCGAGGGCGGGGACGCGCTGTGGCTGGCCGAACAGGGCTGGCAGGTCACCGCTGTGGACATCTCACCGACGGCGATCACTCGCGGACGAGCCATGGCCGTCGAGCGTGGCCTGGCCGACCGGGTCGAGTGGATCGCCGCCGACCTCACCAACTGGGTGCCCGAGGGTGCGTTCGACCTGGTCACTGCCAGCTTCCTGCAGTCTCCGATCGAGCTGGAGCGGGCCGCCATCCTGCGCCGAGCAGCCCAAGCGCTGGCCCCCGGAGGTCATCTGCTGCTGGTCTCACACGCAGCCGCGCCGCCGTGGGCCAGCGGGCTGCATCACGGCCACGCCGAGTTCCCGCAGCCGGCCACCGAACTGGCTCTGCTGGGCTTGCCGGCCATCGGTTGGCAGATCGTGGTGGCCGAGGTGCGTCGGCGGCCCGCGGTCGGCCCGGACGGCACAGCCGCCGAGCTCGACGACACCGTGGTCCTGGTCCGGCGCGACTGA
- a CDS encoding RNA polymerase-binding protein RbpA → MADRALRGSGLGSKSNADPSGIELAPRQDVGFDCPRDHHFTVVFAEEAELPTEWECPRCGAVARRSDGVVAEAKETKPVRTHWDMLRERRSLEELEELLAERLGEIRSGR, encoded by the coding sequence ATGGCTGATCGTGCACTACGGGGGTCCGGGTTGGGCTCCAAGAGCAATGCTGATCCCAGTGGGATCGAACTGGCGCCGCGCCAGGATGTCGGGTTCGACTGCCCGCGCGACCATCACTTCACAGTGGTTTTCGCCGAAGAGGCTGAGTTGCCCACCGAGTGGGAATGCCCGCGATGCGGTGCAGTGGCCCGCCGTTCCGACGGTGTCGTGGCCGAAGCCAAGGAGACCAAGCCGGTGCGTACCCACTGGGACATGCTGCGCGAGCGTCGCTCGCTGGAGGAGCTCGAGGAGCTCCTCGCCGAGCGCCTCGGTGAAATCCGCTCGGGTCGCTAG
- a CDS encoding 5'-3' exonuclease, with the protein MQKTGLLLLDTASLYFRAFFGLPSSLRASDGTPVNAVRGLLDFAARFITDYSPQQLACCWDDAWRPAWRVALIRSYKAHRVAHDDIEIVPEELQVQVPLIRAVLAAAGLPVIGAPDAEADDVIGTLSSTGQGVRIVTGDRDLFQLVDDDRDCRVLYVGRGVAQHEVVDDAWLQAKYGVPARSYVDFAVLRGDPSDGLPGVAGVGEKTAAKLVAQYGSLEKILAAAQSGQLSPTLSQRLAAAIDYLGPAGEVVAVRRDLPLGSPDLTLPPGPADPDAFARLSAELNLGSSAERLVNALAAASSPS; encoded by the coding sequence ATGCAGAAGACTGGGTTGTTGCTGCTGGACACGGCCTCCTTGTACTTCCGGGCCTTCTTCGGGTTGCCCTCGAGCCTGCGGGCGTCCGACGGGACGCCGGTGAACGCCGTCCGCGGGTTGCTGGACTTCGCAGCCCGGTTCATCACCGACTACTCCCCACAGCAACTCGCCTGCTGCTGGGACGACGCCTGGCGTCCTGCCTGGCGGGTTGCCCTGATCCGCTCCTACAAGGCGCATCGGGTGGCTCACGACGACATCGAGATCGTCCCTGAGGAACTCCAGGTGCAGGTCCCGCTGATCCGGGCCGTCCTGGCTGCGGCCGGCCTGCCGGTGATCGGGGCCCCCGACGCCGAAGCCGACGACGTGATCGGAACTCTGTCCAGCACCGGGCAGGGAGTACGGATCGTCACCGGTGATCGGGACCTGTTCCAGCTGGTCGACGATGACCGGGACTGCCGGGTGCTCTACGTCGGACGCGGGGTGGCCCAGCATGAGGTGGTCGACGACGCCTGGCTGCAGGCCAAGTACGGGGTGCCGGCCCGCAGCTATGTGGACTTCGCCGTGCTGCGTGGCGACCCCTCCGACGGTCTTCCCGGCGTGGCCGGCGTGGGCGAGAAGACGGCAGCCAAGCTCGTGGCCCAGTACGGCTCTTTGGAGAAGATCCTTGCCGCAGCCCAGAGCGGACAACTCTCCCCCACGCTCAGCCAGCGACTGGCGGCAGCCATCGACTACCTGGGTCCGGCCGGCGAGGTGGTCGCGGTTCGGCGCGATCTGCCGCTGGGCAGCCCCGACCTGACTCTGCCGCCCGGTCCGGCCGATCCGGACGCCTTCGCCCGGCTCAGCGCTGAACTGAACCTCGGCTCCAGCGCCGAGCGCCTGGTGAATGCCCTGGCCGCAGCAAGTTCGCCGAGCTAA
- a CDS encoding MFS transporter codes for MRSTPEQRSWYWYDWANSAYITTTATVLIGPYLTHLANNAAGCTDLADGQVCTTPVQLLGFLPVLPGALPSFVSTISTVISAVLLLFVGAAADRSAHPHRWLGGSAWIGALAGCAMFFLSGDNWQLGVWLMIIGAFSFGASTVVYDSILVRIAGPDERDRVSSRGWALGYAGGGLLLAINFAVITFNKQLGLDSEMAVRICLLSAGVWWAAFTLIPFLGLRRLPREVSKEAAEGNPLSQLIGTFRVLRKYPQTMMFLLAFLFYNDGIQTVIFASSQYASGELGMAQSNVLMTFLLTQVVALFGALIFGRFAARYGAKRTVLGGIVIWLAVVVVGFLLPAGNFGALLGLGAAIGLVMGGTQALSRSMYSQLIPIGREAEFFSFYQAMERGTSWLGTLAFGLVFQFAQSYRLALIALAVFFVVGGFLLTRVNMRKGITDAGNALPAVF; via the coding sequence GTGAGAAGCACTCCGGAACAGCGCTCCTGGTACTGGTACGACTGGGCCAACTCGGCCTACATCACCACCACGGCCACCGTGCTGATCGGCCCGTACCTCACCCACCTGGCCAACAACGCGGCCGGCTGCACCGACCTGGCTGACGGCCAGGTCTGCACCACCCCGGTCCAACTGCTCGGCTTCCTGCCAGTGCTTCCGGGGGCGCTGCCGTCCTTCGTGTCGACGATCAGCACGGTGATTTCGGCGGTGCTGCTGCTCTTCGTGGGCGCGGCGGCCGACCGCTCCGCCCATCCGCACCGCTGGCTGGGCGGATCGGCCTGGATCGGGGCGCTGGCCGGCTGCGCCATGTTCTTCCTGTCCGGTGACAACTGGCAGCTCGGCGTCTGGCTGATGATCATCGGGGCCTTCAGCTTCGGCGCGTCCACGGTCGTCTACGACTCGATCCTGGTCCGGATCGCCGGGCCGGACGAGCGGGACCGGGTCTCCAGTAGGGGCTGGGCCCTCGGCTATGCCGGCGGTGGCCTGCTGTTGGCGATCAACTTCGCGGTGATCACGTTCAACAAGCAGCTCGGCCTGGACTCGGAGATGGCGGTGCGGATCTGTCTGCTGTCGGCCGGGGTGTGGTGGGCGGCGTTCACACTGATCCCGTTCCTCGGGCTGCGTCGGCTGCCGCGCGAGGTGTCCAAGGAGGCCGCCGAAGGCAACCCGCTCTCTCAGCTGATCGGCACCTTCCGGGTGCTCCGCAAGTACCCCCAGACGATGATGTTCCTGCTGGCCTTCCTGTTCTACAACGACGGCATCCAGACGGTGATCTTCGCGTCCAGCCAGTACGCCTCCGGCGAGCTCGGAATGGCGCAGAGCAACGTGCTGATGACCTTCCTGCTGACCCAGGTGGTAGCGCTGTTCGGCGCGCTGATCTTCGGCAGGTTCGCCGCGCGCTACGGTGCCAAACGCACAGTGCTGGGCGGCATCGTGATCTGGCTCGCAGTGGTGGTGGTCGGCTTCCTGTTGCCGGCCGGCAACTTCGGCGCCCTGCTCGGCTTGGGCGCTGCCATCGGGCTGGTGATGGGCGGTACCCAGGCCCTGTCCCGCTCGATGTACAGCCAGCTGATCCCGATCGGACGCGAGGCCGAGTTCTTCAGCTTCTACCAGGCCATGGAGCGTGGGACGAGCTGGCTGGGCACCTTGGCCTTCGGGCTGGTGTTCCAGTTCGCCCAGTCCTACCGGCTCGCCCTGATCGCGCTGGCGGTCTTCTTCGTGGTCGGCGGCTTCCTGCTGACCAGGGTGAACATGCGCAAGGGAATCACTGACGCCGGTAACGCGTTACCAGCAGTGTTCTGA
- a CDS encoding polyprenol monophosphomannose synthase, which yields MPDPATSLEPVLVIIPTYNELENLRPITARIRAAVPTAHILVADDNSPDGTGALADELAAADDHLHVLHRTGKEGLGAAYLAGFRWGIEQGYQVLIEHDADGSHQPEYLPSILERLQTADAVKGSRYIKGGSTKGWPVHRELLSRGGNLWTQLMLGLPVKDATGGFVAWRATTLQGMGLDGVEAAGYGFQVELVRRAVRAGFTVAEVPIEFVEREYGDSKMSGAIVLEAMGLTTRWGWQYRTGQLASAFSALTGRRGGKGLSS from the coding sequence ATGCCAGACCCGGCAACCTCTCTTGAACCCGTCCTGGTGATCATCCCCACCTACAACGAGTTGGAGAACCTCCGTCCGATCACCGCCCGGATCCGGGCGGCCGTACCCACCGCACACATCCTGGTGGCCGACGACAACTCCCCGGACGGAACCGGAGCTCTCGCCGACGAGCTGGCTGCAGCCGACGACCACCTGCATGTGCTGCACCGCACCGGCAAGGAAGGCCTCGGTGCGGCCTACTTGGCCGGCTTCCGCTGGGGCATCGAGCAGGGCTACCAGGTCCTCATCGAACACGACGCCGACGGCTCCCACCAGCCGGAGTACCTGCCATCCATTCTGGAGCGCCTGCAGACCGCGGACGCCGTGAAGGGCTCCCGCTACATCAAGGGCGGCTCCACCAAGGGCTGGCCGGTGCACCGTGAACTGCTGTCTCGGGGCGGCAACCTGTGGACCCAGCTAATGCTCGGCCTGCCGGTCAAGGACGCCACCGGCGGCTTCGTGGCCTGGCGCGCGACCACCCTGCAGGGCATGGGCCTGGACGGCGTCGAGGCGGCCGGCTACGGCTTCCAGGTGGAACTCGTCCGTCGCGCGGTGCGCGCCGGCTTCACCGTGGCCGAGGTGCCGATCGAGTTCGTCGAGCGTGAGTACGGCGACTCCAAGATGAGCGGCGCCATCGTGCTGGAGGCCATGGGCCTGACCACGCGCTGGGGCTGGCAGTACCGGACCGGTCAGCTTGCTTCGGCCTTCTCCGCTCTCACCGGACGGCGGGGTGGCAAGGGCCTGAGTTCGTGA
- a CDS encoding MFS transporter — protein sequence MAGIRGLFADTTPLGNPHFRRLWQANIITVIGAQLTVVAVPAQIYAITEDSGYVGLTGLFGLVPLVIFGLWGGALADHFDRRRILQVTTVGLIATSALFAVQAFAGADNVWLLLGLFALQQAFFGVNQPTRSAVLPRLLPAEQLPAANALNMTVMMAGAIAGPMVGGALIPVLGYGWLYLVDTLTLVATLAAVWKLPPLPVANRQGTPGLRSVIDGLAYLKGQPILLMSFVVDLIAMIFGMPRALAPEIAHQSFGGPVEGGTEFALLMAAMPVGAVLGGVFSGWVSRVDRQGRAVMISVLIWGAAIAGMGLAVALAPQWRLPMLVAAFGFLVVGGAADMVSAAFRQAILQSAADDSVRGRLQGVFIVVVAGGPRIADVLHGYAGTAVGTAWAVSGGGLLVIVGTVVAAIAVPAFWRYRPPTTVS from the coding sequence ATGGCAGGCATCCGCGGACTCTTCGCAGACACCACACCCCTGGGTAACCCGCACTTCCGGCGGCTGTGGCAGGCCAACATCATCACCGTCATCGGTGCCCAGTTGACCGTCGTTGCCGTCCCGGCGCAGATCTACGCGATCACCGAGGACTCCGGCTATGTCGGGCTGACCGGCCTGTTCGGCCTGGTCCCGCTGGTCATCTTCGGGCTGTGGGGCGGCGCGCTGGCCGACCACTTCGACCGGCGCCGAATCCTGCAGGTCACCACGGTCGGACTGATCGCCACCAGCGCACTGTTCGCCGTCCAAGCCTTCGCCGGCGCCGACAACGTCTGGCTGCTGCTCGGCCTGTTCGCGCTGCAGCAGGCCTTCTTCGGAGTGAACCAACCCACCCGCAGCGCCGTCCTGCCCCGGCTACTGCCCGCCGAGCAGTTGCCGGCCGCCAACGCCCTCAACATGACGGTGATGATGGCCGGTGCCATCGCCGGCCCCATGGTCGGTGGCGCCCTGATCCCGGTGCTGGGCTACGGCTGGCTGTACCTGGTCGACACCCTGACCCTGGTGGCAACGCTGGCTGCGGTCTGGAAGCTGCCGCCGCTGCCGGTGGCCAACCGGCAAGGCACCCCGGGCCTGCGCTCGGTGATCGACGGCCTGGCCTACCTGAAGGGCCAGCCGATCCTGCTGATGAGCTTCGTGGTCGACCTGATCGCCATGATCTTCGGGATGCCGCGGGCACTGGCACCCGAGATCGCCCACCAGAGTTTCGGCGGCCCGGTCGAGGGTGGCACCGAGTTCGCCCTGCTGATGGCGGCCATGCCGGTCGGCGCGGTGCTGGGCGGGGTGTTCTCGGGCTGGGTGTCGAGGGTCGACCGCCAGGGACGTGCCGTCATGATCAGCGTGCTGATCTGGGGTGCGGCCATCGCCGGGATGGGCCTGGCCGTGGCGCTGGCTCCGCAGTGGCGGTTGCCGATGCTGGTGGCTGCTTTCGGCTTCCTGGTCGTCGGTGGGGCCGCCGACATGGTGTCGGCCGCGTTCCGGCAGGCGATCCTGCAGTCCGCTGCGGACGACTCGGTCCGCGGACGCCTGCAGGGCGTCTTCATCGTGGTGGTCGCCGGTGGCCCGCGGATCGCGGACGTCCTGCACGGCTACGCAGGGACGGCCGTGGGCACGGCCTGGGCCGTGTCCGGTGGCGGACTGCTGGTGATCGTCGGCACCGTGGTGGCCGCGATCGCGGTCCCCGCGTTCTGGCGCTACCGTCCGCCGACCACGGTCAGCTAA
- the metX gene encoding homoserine O-acetyltransferase MetX → MGHQVPEAGSVGIVTTATATLFSVENPLRMSNGGSLGPVEVAYETYGQLNEARDNAIFICHALTGDAHAAGFHEGATRPGWWDNLIGPGKPLDTDRYFVICPNLIGGCQGSTGPSSINPATGKAYGLDFPVLLMRDLVAVHRALIRHLGVTRLLAAMGGSLGGMQVLQWALDYPEDLANAIVIAASSRLTAQNIAFSAVARRAIMTDPEFSEGEYAANGANPETGLSIARMMAHITYLSEDALTEKFGRQAQPAVDEQGLGIHFAVESYLDHQGKAFVERFDALSYLYLTRVMDYFDPFADPDALSRLAESPVRWLVVSFDTDWRFGTEHSRRIVRRLEHAGQPVSFREITSPWGHDSFLLEIDDYHATLRSYLQRAQLEVRS, encoded by the coding sequence ATGGGTCACCAGGTGCCGGAAGCCGGCTCCGTCGGGATCGTCACAACTGCGACCGCGACACTGTTCAGTGTCGAGAACCCCCTGCGAATGTCGAACGGCGGCAGCCTCGGCCCGGTCGAGGTGGCCTACGAGACCTACGGGCAACTCAATGAAGCCCGCGACAACGCCATCTTCATCTGCCACGCGCTGACCGGGGACGCCCACGCGGCCGGCTTCCACGAGGGAGCGACCCGGCCAGGATGGTGGGACAACCTGATCGGCCCGGGCAAACCCTTGGACACCGACCGCTACTTCGTGATCTGTCCGAACCTGATCGGTGGCTGCCAGGGCAGCACCGGCCCGTCCTCGATCAACCCGGCGACCGGCAAGGCCTATGGGCTGGACTTCCCGGTGCTCCTGATGCGCGATCTGGTGGCCGTCCATCGGGCGCTGATCCGGCATCTGGGGGTTACCCGGCTGCTGGCCGCCATGGGTGGCTCGCTCGGCGGGATGCAGGTCCTGCAATGGGCGCTGGACTACCCCGAGGATCTGGCCAACGCCATCGTGATCGCCGCCTCCAGCCGACTGACCGCGCAGAACATCGCCTTCTCGGCCGTGGCTCGGCGGGCCATCATGACCGACCCGGAGTTCAGTGAGGGTGAGTACGCCGCCAACGGCGCCAACCCGGAGACCGGCCTGTCGATCGCCCGGATGATGGCGCACATCACCTACCTATCCGAGGACGCCCTCACCGAGAAGTTCGGCCGACAGGCCCAGCCGGCCGTCGACGAACAGGGACTGGGCATCCATTTCGCTGTGGAGAGCTACCTCGACCATCAAGGCAAGGCCTTCGTGGAGCGGTTCGATGCGCTCAGCTATCTGTATCTCACCAGAGTGATGGACTACTTCGACCCGTTCGCCGACCCGGACGCGCTGTCCCGGCTGGCTGAGAGCCCGGTGCGGTGGTTGGTGGTCTCCTTCGACACCGACTGGCGGTTCGGCACCGAGCACTCCCGCCGGATCGTGCGACGACTCGAACATGCCGGCCAACCGGTCAGCTTCCGGGAGATCACTTCGCCGTGGGGGCATGACTCGTTCCTGCTGGAGATCGACGACTATCACGCCACCCTGCGCAGCTACCTGCAGCGGGCTCAGTTGGAGGTGCGCTCGTGA
- the lnt gene encoding apolipoprotein N-acyltransferase: protein MIDALARRPAALRVVLAVVSGVLTALAFQPFNLWPLAFLGVAGLSLTVLAARGYRGAAGYGLLFGLGFLGLGLNWMQVIFLEALFGLVGVESLFFLALGLLIRLGARSRWWPLLAAASWVAIEFTYARFPFNGFGWLRLGYAMADSPLAWAYPLVGVPGVSLIVALIGQGVAWWLQQLSWRRASVLFTGAAALALAASTGVLVAPGTETGSVQVGWVQGGAPGGGVYGLGPARTITKNQLAQTVKLADQVDAGTRPQPDFVVWPENSTDADPFLDAETGRLVQAAVARLNKPLLVGAILAGPGAGERQTASLWWDPRGGVTATYIKRGIVPFGEWVPMRELLLPLIPQLAYVGDQSIPGDRPGVMNVQLDDGRRLAVGVLVCYDLAFDSFAHDLATNGAQVVVVQSSNAMYQGTGQIDQQFAMTRVRAMELRREILVVTTSGVSGLIEPDGSVAFRVGDHSSASGVVSLPERDGITPASLWSGWLELIVVAGLLLGLGYLVISGRMNLRQTRSGAKHARPGNLS from the coding sequence GTGATCGACGCACTGGCCCGCCGCCCCGCGGCGTTGCGGGTGGTGCTGGCGGTGGTGAGCGGAGTGCTCACCGCTCTGGCCTTCCAGCCGTTCAACCTGTGGCCGTTGGCCTTCCTCGGCGTGGCCGGGCTGAGCCTGACGGTACTGGCCGCCCGAGGCTACCGCGGGGCGGCCGGCTACGGTCTGCTGTTCGGGCTGGGCTTCTTGGGACTCGGCCTGAACTGGATGCAGGTGATCTTCCTCGAGGCACTGTTCGGCCTGGTCGGAGTCGAGTCGCTGTTCTTCCTGGCGTTGGGCCTGCTGATCCGGCTCGGAGCCCGCAGTCGATGGTGGCCGCTGTTGGCCGCCGCTTCCTGGGTGGCGATCGAGTTCACCTACGCACGGTTCCCGTTCAACGGCTTCGGGTGGCTCCGGCTCGGCTATGCCATGGCCGACTCGCCACTGGCCTGGGCCTATCCACTTGTCGGTGTGCCCGGGGTCAGCCTGATCGTGGCGCTGATCGGACAGGGCGTGGCCTGGTGGCTGCAGCAGTTGAGCTGGCGGCGGGCGAGCGTCCTGTTCACCGGCGCCGCGGCCCTGGCACTGGCCGCCTCGACCGGCGTCCTGGTGGCGCCGGGGACGGAGACCGGCAGCGTGCAGGTCGGGTGGGTGCAAGGCGGTGCACCCGGCGGCGGGGTCTACGGACTCGGCCCGGCCCGAACGATCACCAAGAACCAGCTCGCCCAGACGGTGAAACTCGCCGACCAGGTGGACGCCGGCACCCGGCCACAGCCGGACTTCGTGGTCTGGCCGGAGAACTCGACCGATGCCGATCCGTTCCTCGATGCCGAGACCGGACGACTGGTCCAGGCTGCCGTGGCCCGGCTCAACAAGCCGCTGCTGGTCGGCGCAATCCTGGCCGGCCCCGGCGCCGGCGAGCGGCAGACCGCTTCGCTGTGGTGGGACCCCCGAGGCGGCGTCACCGCCACCTACATCAAGCGCGGCATCGTCCCCTTCGGGGAGTGGGTGCCCATGCGGGAGCTGCTGCTGCCGCTGATCCCTCAGTTGGCCTATGTCGGCGACCAGTCGATCCCCGGTGACCGTCCCGGCGTGATGAACGTGCAGCTGGACGATGGGCGTCGGCTCGCCGTCGGCGTCCTGGTCTGCTACGACCTGGCCTTTGACAGCTTCGCGCACGACCTGGCCACCAACGGCGCCCAGGTGGTGGTGGTGCAGTCGTCGAATGCCATGTACCAGGGCACCGGCCAGATCGACCAGCAGTTTGCGATGACCAGGGTCCGAGCGATGGAGTTGCGCAGGGAGATCCTGGTGGTCACCACCAGCGGCGTCTCGGGCCTGATCGAACCGGACGGCTCGGTGGCCTTCCGGGTGGGCGACCACTCGTCCGCATCGGGCGTGGTGAGCCTGCCCGAACGCGATGGGATCACCCCGGCCAGCCTGTGGTCGGGTTGGCTGGAACTGATTGTGGTGGCCGGGCTGCTGCTCGGGCTTGGCTACCTTGTCATCTCGGGCAGAATGAACTTACGCCAAACTCGAAGTGGAGCTAAACATGCCAGACCCGGCAACCTCTCTTGA
- the metW gene encoding methionine biosynthesis protein MetW, translated as MSLRPDLALVADLVPAGSRVLDLGCGSGALLADLIENHHCRGTGVEIDPESVIEAIGLGVPVIELDIDTQLDEFADASYDVVVLSRTIQTVHRQVDVLTQMARIGSRLIVSAPNFGWWRHRLRLLRGRMPISKDLPHAWYDTPNLRFTTLLELEELFGRLGLTIEQRIPLSPTGEPLRVAGAMANLAAGAAVYVLKG; from the coding sequence GTGAGCCTTCGTCCTGATCTGGCCCTGGTGGCCGACCTGGTTCCGGCAGGCAGCCGGGTGCTCGACCTCGGCTGCGGTTCGGGTGCACTGCTGGCCGACCTGATCGAGAACCACCACTGTCGGGGAACCGGGGTCGAGATCGATCCGGAGTCGGTGATCGAGGCCATCGGCCTCGGGGTACCAGTGATCGAGCTGGACATCGACACCCAGCTGGACGAGTTCGCCGACGCGTCCTACGACGTGGTGGTGCTCTCCCGGACCATCCAGACCGTCCATCGGCAGGTGGACGTGCTGACCCAGATGGCCCGGATCGGCTCGCGGCTGATCGTGTCGGCGCCCAACTTCGGCTGGTGGCGGCATCGGCTGCGTCTGCTGCGCGGCCGGATGCCGATCTCCAAGGACCTCCCGCACGCCTGGTACGACACTCCCAACCTGCGGTTCACCACACTGCTGGAGCTGGAGGAGCTGTTCGGACGACTCGGCCTCACCATCGAGCAGCGGATCCCGCTCAGCCCGACCGGTGAGCCGCTGCGGGTGGCCGGCGCCATGGCCAACCTGGCCGCCGGCGCAGCCGTCTACGTGCTGAAGGGTTAG
- a CDS encoding GatB/YqeY domain-containing protein encodes MSELADRLQADLVAAMKEHDELTRSTLRMAIASIKNEQVAGKQARQLEQAEVLTLLNREVAKRRDSAEAYTAGNRPELAERELAEIEVLQRYLPAALTDEELDELVAAEVAAAATQLGEKPSMKQMGLVIKAVNAKVAGRAEGAKVAAKVKAALG; translated from the coding sequence ATGAGTGAGTTGGCCGATCGGCTTCAGGCGGACCTGGTGGCTGCGATGAAGGAGCACGATGAGCTGACCCGCTCGACCTTGCGGATGGCCATTGCCAGCATCAAGAACGAGCAGGTGGCCGGCAAGCAGGCCCGCCAGCTCGAACAGGCCGAGGTGCTCACTCTGCTGAACCGTGAAGTGGCCAAGCGTCGCGACTCGGCCGAGGCCTACACCGCCGGGAACCGCCCCGAACTGGCCGAGCGTGAGCTGGCTGAGATCGAGGTGCTGCAGCGCTACCTGCCGGCCGCCCTCACCGACGAGGAACTGGACGAGCTGGTTGCCGCCGAGGTGGCCGCCGCGGCCACTCAGCTGGGCGAGAAGCCGTCGATGAAGCAGATGGGCCTGGTGATCAAGGCCGTCAACGCCAAGGTGGCCGGACGCGCAGAGGGCGCCAAGGTGGCCGCCAAGGTGAAGGCCGCGCTCGGCTGA